The segment TGGACTAGAACCGACTTTATCAAGTGTTTGGTTTTCTCAAGTTAGAACGAACGAGGTGCACGAGAGGCAATATGAGCGTACCTCCCGACTCATTTAGTCTTTGAAAAAGCGTAGTCATAAGCCTGAGTTTCTCTTGTTCTATCTACAAATAATCCATCAAGATTTAAATAACGCCATGCGAAATCGATCAAATGAACAAGATTTCCGAAATCTCTCGCTCGATGTCTTTCTACCGTGAATACACTAGCTAGctagttttgatttattataaatGAACAAGCCTCACTGCAAGAAACCATATCAATCCAGCAGATAGCTTAAACATaccatttctctcttttttcacgACCCTTGAGAAAAAAATGCAGATCTTCAGCAAAGTGTTGACAGATACTGATGTCCGTGTTCGGTTCTCGTTCCCAACTCATTGCTTGCAGCATTTAGATTTTGCTGGAAATAATTATGTTGATTTGCATGTTAAAGATAGCTGTGGTGAGCTTCGAGTTATTCGTTGCCTGAAGAGAAATGGAGTTTATGACAAGCCAGTGCTTTCTGAGAGCTGGCTTAAATTTGTTGCTGATTATGGACTGAGAGTTGGTGACAAGGTTGTTCTTCATCGTGAGGATGACCATAACCTGGAGTCACAGTTCAGGATTGAAGCCAAGAGGAGTATCAAGCTGTTTGGTGAGGAGGATTGGGGTGAAGTGACAAGAGCTAACTAGCTATTATTTGCATGGAGCGCGGATGTTCGGCCATATCCAGATATATATAGAAGAACGAATTTCCCAAGTTTGGAGTTTTTTTGCGTGTAAATTTATGTATGTTTGagtctaattaaataaatatgttgCTGTTCTTAGTTTCTtgaatatgtatttaattatatgtgatCAGATTCTGTTCTTAAGGTGTCATCGAGATATAAGTAAGCCTATTATTGCGGGTTTGAAAAGCGCGAAGAAGAAAGTTGGTTGCT is part of the Populus nigra chromosome 8, ddPopNigr1.1, whole genome shotgun sequence genome and harbors:
- the LOC133700917 gene encoding uncharacterized protein LOC133700917, whose amino-acid sequence is MQIFSKVLTDTDVRVRFSFPTHCLQHLDFAGNNYVDLHVKDSCGELRVIRCLKRNGVYDKPVLSESWLKFVADYGLRVGDKVVLHREDDHNLESQFRIEAKRSIKLFGEEDWGEVTRAN